In a single window of the Allobranchiibius huperziae genome:
- a CDS encoding MFS transporter — translation MTATTTYSDSAERLDALPVSGWHRRMTAIVGIGSFFDLYEVFLGGVLATVLAEQWGLGTTGKAMVIAAAFAGMFVGALAMSSLADRIGRRKVFMLNLASYSVLSIAAGFSPNLTVFVILRFLCGVGIGSELVLVDTYLAEFLPGRVRGRYISWAYVVGFLGVPLAALIGARVVAKHQILGLDGWRWLLIAGGLGAVFVFAARTLLPESPRWLESRGRYAEADAIVSDIERRSGAVPAARTEQPHTQPADAPVEARRVPLRVLLGVEYRRRTVMLAVFNVLQTVGYYGFGTLAPLVLKSKGYNVTDSLGFAALSFLGYPIGALVAVPIVERVERKFLIIVAAVLMALFGITFGVATNTAVIVSAGFLLTVSSNVFSNAYHVYQAEIFPTTVRSSAVGSCYSLSRLTSAVLPFIAVSALDHFHAGGVFAGSAVIMAVLCVDIGLFGPRTTGRSLEDVNERVAEVAAVR, via the coding sequence ATGACGGCGACCACGACGTACTCCGACTCTGCCGAACGGCTCGATGCGCTGCCGGTCTCCGGCTGGCATCGACGGATGACCGCGATCGTGGGGATCGGGTCGTTCTTCGACCTCTACGAGGTGTTCCTCGGCGGCGTGCTGGCGACGGTGCTCGCGGAGCAGTGGGGTCTCGGCACCACGGGCAAGGCCATGGTCATCGCGGCGGCGTTCGCCGGGATGTTCGTCGGTGCACTCGCGATGTCGAGCCTCGCCGACCGGATCGGGCGCCGCAAGGTGTTCATGCTCAACCTCGCGTCGTACTCGGTGCTGTCGATCGCGGCCGGCTTCTCCCCGAACCTGACCGTGTTCGTGATCCTGCGCTTCCTGTGCGGAGTCGGGATCGGCTCCGAACTCGTGCTGGTCGACACCTACCTTGCCGAGTTCCTACCGGGCCGGGTGCGCGGTCGGTACATCTCGTGGGCGTACGTCGTGGGCTTCCTCGGGGTGCCACTCGCGGCGCTGATCGGCGCGCGGGTCGTGGCGAAGCACCAGATCCTCGGTCTCGACGGCTGGCGCTGGCTGCTGATCGCCGGCGGCCTCGGGGCGGTCTTCGTCTTCGCCGCGCGCACCCTGCTGCCGGAGTCGCCGCGCTGGCTGGAGTCGCGTGGGCGCTACGCCGAGGCGGACGCCATCGTGTCCGACATCGAACGCCGCAGCGGCGCGGTCCCCGCCGCCCGCACCGAGCAGCCGCACACCCAGCCCGCCGACGCGCCGGTCGAGGCGCGCCGTGTCCCTCTGCGTGTGCTCCTCGGGGTGGAGTACCGCCGGCGCACGGTGATGCTCGCGGTGTTCAACGTCCTGCAGACCGTGGGTTATTACGGATTCGGGACCCTTGCTCCCCTGGTGCTGAAGAGCAAGGGCTACAACGTCACCGACTCGCTCGGCTTCGCGGCGCTGTCGTTCCTGGGGTATCCGATCGGCGCGCTGGTCGCGGTGCCGATCGTGGAGCGTGTCGAGCGCAAGTTCCTGATCATCGTGGCGGCCGTGCTGATGGCGCTGTTCGGCATCACCTTCGGGGTCGCCACGAACACCGCGGTGATCGTGTCCGCGGGCTTCCTGCTGACCGTGTCGAGCAACGTCTTCTCCAACGCCTACCACGTCTACCAGGCGGAGATCTTCCCCACGACCGTGCGATCGAGCGCGGTCGGCAGCTGCTACTCGCTCTCCCGGCTGACCTCGGCGGTGCTGCCGTTCATCGCGGTCAGCGCGCTCGACCACTTCCACGCGGGCGGCGTCTTCGCGGGGTCGGCGGTCATCATGGCCGTCCTCTGCGTGGACATCGGGCTCTTCGGACCGCGCACCACCGGACGCAGCCTGGAGGACGTCAACGAGCGGGTGGCCGAGGTCGCGGCCGTCAGGTAG
- a CDS encoding aminoglycoside phosphotransferase family protein codes for MHEGETRIDPALVADLVARQFPAYAELPIRQVRSGGTENAVFRLGERHAARFPLHDGSVPSLVKEIRWGPAFSARASLRTPIVEAVGAAGPGYPYPWAIVRWLDGRDAQEVAVGDSEQAATALGGCVRSLWLQSQDAPRAGVLGGSRGGPIGIRDSDFREALSRCAGLTDTARVGEIWEAALATPTWDGRPVWLHADLIPGNLLVREGRLVGLLDLGAIATGDPAYDVTAAWFVFDGPRRATYLRALGVAVGGPVWLRARGLAVSQAVIALPYYLHTNPTMVAMARRCLTEVLAEP; via the coding sequence ATGCACGAAGGGGAGACGCGCATCGATCCGGCGCTCGTCGCCGACCTGGTGGCCCGCCAGTTCCCGGCGTACGCCGAGCTGCCGATCCGGCAGGTCCGCTCCGGCGGCACCGAGAACGCCGTGTTCCGACTGGGCGAGCGGCACGCCGCTCGGTTCCCTCTGCACGACGGGTCGGTGCCGAGCCTGGTGAAGGAGATCCGCTGGGGTCCGGCGTTCTCGGCGAGGGCCTCGCTGCGGACGCCGATCGTCGAGGCGGTCGGTGCGGCGGGACCGGGCTACCCCTACCCGTGGGCGATCGTGCGCTGGCTGGACGGGCGTGACGCGCAGGAGGTCGCCGTCGGAGACAGCGAGCAGGCAGCCACCGCCCTGGGCGGCTGCGTGCGCTCGCTGTGGTTGCAGTCGCAGGACGCGCCGCGTGCGGGCGTGCTCGGGGGATCGCGCGGCGGCCCGATCGGCATACGTGACAGCGACTTTCGCGAGGCACTGTCCCGATGCGCCGGGCTGACCGACACCGCACGCGTGGGCGAGATCTGGGAGGCGGCGCTCGCGACACCGACGTGGGACGGACGCCCGGTGTGGCTGCACGCCGACCTGATTCCGGGCAACCTGCTCGTCCGTGAGGGGCGTCTCGTCGGGCTGCTCGACCTCGGCGCGATCGCGACGGGCGATCCCGCGTACGACGTCACGGCCGCGTGGTTCGTCTTCGACGGCCCGCGCCGGGCGACCTACCTGCGCGCGCTCGGCGTCGCTGTCGGGGGGCCGGTCTGGCTGCGCGCCCGCGGCCTGGCCGTGTCGCAGGCCGTGATCGCCCTGCCGTACTACCTGCACACCAACCCCACGATGGTCGCCATGGCGCGGCGGTGCCTGACGGAGGTGCTCGCCGAGCCCTAG
- the msrA gene encoding peptide-methionine (S)-S-oxide reductase MsrA, whose product MVSPDEALPGRSTPMEHVPATHAVLGTPLKGPWPDGTQVLYVAMGCFWGAERFFWQAPGVVTTAVGYIGGITPNPTYEETCTGRTGHTEAVLIAYDPKQTDAEHLLKIFWENHDSTTKYRQGNDVGTQYRSAIYWTTPEQEAAAKATREAFQQVLTEHGHGEISTELAPAGEFYYAEAYHQQYLHKNPGGYCNHGPNGLTCPIGLLRQDEVPSQQSVLPPTT is encoded by the coding sequence ATGGTCTCCCCCGACGAGGCACTCCCCGGGCGCTCGACGCCCATGGAGCACGTGCCCGCGACACACGCGGTCCTCGGCACGCCGCTGAAGGGCCCGTGGCCCGACGGCACCCAGGTGCTGTACGTCGCGATGGGCTGCTTCTGGGGCGCAGAGCGGTTCTTCTGGCAGGCGCCGGGCGTGGTGACCACTGCCGTCGGGTACATCGGCGGCATCACCCCCAACCCGACGTACGAGGAGACCTGCACCGGGCGGACGGGGCACACCGAGGCGGTGCTCATCGCGTACGACCCGAAGCAGACGGACGCGGAGCACCTGCTCAAGATCTTCTGGGAGAACCACGACTCCACGACCAAGTACCGCCAGGGCAACGACGTCGGCACCCAGTACCGCTCGGCGATCTACTGGACCACGCCCGAGCAGGAGGCGGCCGCCAAGGCCACCCGCGAGGCGTTCCAGCAGGTGCTCACCGAGCACGGCCACGGCGAGATCAGCACCGAGCTCGCCCCGGCCGGTGAGTTCTACTACGCCGAGGCCTACCACCAGCAGTACCTGCACAAGAACCCCGGCGGCTACTGCAACCACGGCCCCAACGGGCTGACCTGCCCGATCGGTCTGCTGCGTCAGGACGAGGTGCCCAGCCAGCAGTCGGTGCTGCCGCCGACCACCTGA
- a CDS encoding ferritin: protein MKMSDALETAFSAQITLELRASIVYRQLAIDMGKLDLPGVSAWLRHQADEEIVHANKFIDHASDRDNRPVIGTIDGPDAEPVSSVLRCFELALQHEQKVSASIRELYRTAESEGDLDSRPLLDWFLAEQIEEESTVDAIIGRLKRIDDDGPGLLHLDEELSRRGNVSAGA, encoded by the coding sequence ATGAAGATGAGCGACGCCCTCGAGACGGCATTCAGCGCACAGATCACCCTGGAGCTGCGCGCGTCGATCGTCTACCGACAGCTGGCGATCGACATGGGCAAGCTGGATCTGCCGGGGGTCTCCGCGTGGTTGCGCCATCAGGCGGACGAGGAGATCGTGCACGCCAACAAGTTCATCGACCACGCGAGCGACCGCGACAACCGCCCGGTCATCGGGACCATCGACGGCCCGGACGCCGAGCCCGTCTCCTCAGTGCTGCGCTGCTTCGAGCTCGCCCTGCAGCACGAGCAGAAGGTCTCCGCCTCCATCCGCGAGCTCTACCGGACCGCGGAGTCCGAGGGCGATCTGGACTCCCGGCCGCTGCTCGACTGGTTCCTGGCGGAGCAGATCGAGGAGGAATCGACCGTCGACGCGATCATCGGCCGTCTGAAGCGGATCGACGACGACGGGCCGGGCCTGCTGCATCTGGACGAGGAACTGTCGCGGCGCGGCAACGTGTCCGCGGGAGCCTGA
- a CDS encoding glycine--tRNA ligase, which produces MLTVQDALLTLQKFWTDRGCMVVQPFNTEVGAGTMNPATLLRVLGPEPWRVGYVEPSVRPDDSRYGENPNRLQQHTQFQVILKPDPGNPQELYLESLAALGIDLHAHDVRFVEDNWAQPAIGAWGLGWEVWLDGMEVTQFTYFQQVGGQNLDPVSVELTYGIERIMMAQQGVSHFKDMVYAPGITYGEAFGQQEYEMSRYYLDDADVPTNRELFERYTAEARRLVEARLPVPAHTYVLKSSHAFNVLDSRGAISTTERAQAFSTMRALARDVAALWVERRAELDYPLLKSDAAPVLAGAAVMPPHEGEEPEAAVAAGAAPEDFAFEIGVEELPPHVVGQAVEQVRSLLTDGLAAGRLTHGEVSVLGTPRRIVAHVQDVSAHEPDAQTMRKGPKVGAAYDDEGNPTKAAQGFARGQKVDVADLVRAEFDGAEHVAVRIDQPGRDALSVLGDLVATTVGELRADRNMRWSDPELTYSRPIRWVVALWGALVVPAQVSQLRTGRTTYTQRGDADPLVRVDNAQTLAPVLAERGIVLDAAERRSSVVAQTTALAATVGGVVDFEDEAALVDEITNLVEQPRGILGSFEERYLKLPEQILTTVMRKHQRYLPVRDADGSLRPYFVTMANGVCDDDVVREGNEKVLRARYEDAAFFYDADLQTPLADLRSGIGKLTFENRLGSVAQRADRIADVASALAGDLELDSDDRSTLTRAGELAKFDLASQMVIELSSLAGTMAREYALRAGESPAVADALAEMEQPRSAGGVIPRTVPGAVLALADRFDLLAAMFALGAKPTGSSDPFALRRAALGVISILREHEALSLVTVDSGLDAAAKRLREQGIEVGDEAVSAARAFTVGRLIQQLRDEGVDARLADAVAPLSASPGKAQAALGDIERTRTDLRLATLVEAVQRITRIVPAGTAAAYDASVLVDPAEVGLERLVAALPDHRADAIPGWLPDASVLVGPLTRFFDEVLVMAPDERLRAARLGLLQTIVDRAPDGIDWQALNSAL; this is translated from the coding sequence GTGCTGACCGTGCAAGACGCCCTGCTCACCCTGCAGAAGTTCTGGACCGACCGTGGCTGCATGGTGGTCCAGCCCTTCAACACCGAGGTGGGTGCGGGCACCATGAACCCCGCCACCCTGCTGCGAGTGCTCGGACCGGAGCCGTGGCGGGTCGGGTACGTCGAGCCGAGCGTGCGCCCGGACGACAGCCGGTACGGCGAGAACCCCAACCGCCTGCAGCAGCACACCCAGTTCCAGGTGATCCTCAAGCCCGACCCGGGCAACCCGCAGGAGCTCTACCTGGAGTCATTGGCGGCCCTCGGCATCGACCTGCACGCGCACGACGTGCGGTTCGTCGAGGACAACTGGGCCCAGCCGGCGATCGGCGCGTGGGGTCTCGGCTGGGAGGTGTGGCTGGACGGCATGGAGGTCACCCAGTTCACCTACTTCCAGCAGGTCGGCGGTCAGAACCTCGACCCGGTGAGCGTGGAGCTGACCTACGGCATCGAGCGGATCATGATGGCCCAGCAGGGCGTCAGCCACTTCAAGGACATGGTCTACGCGCCGGGCATCACCTACGGCGAGGCGTTCGGCCAGCAGGAGTACGAGATGTCGAGGTACTACCTCGACGACGCCGACGTGCCGACGAATCGCGAGCTCTTCGAACGCTACACGGCCGAGGCGCGCCGCTTGGTCGAGGCCCGTCTCCCGGTGCCGGCGCACACCTACGTACTGAAGAGCAGCCACGCGTTCAACGTGCTGGACTCCCGCGGCGCCATCTCCACGACCGAGCGCGCCCAGGCGTTCTCGACGATGCGGGCGCTCGCACGCGACGTCGCGGCCCTGTGGGTCGAGCGCCGCGCTGAGCTGGACTACCCGCTGCTGAAGTCCGACGCCGCCCCGGTCCTGGCCGGTGCGGCGGTCATGCCGCCTCACGAGGGGGAGGAGCCGGAGGCCGCGGTCGCGGCCGGCGCGGCACCCGAGGACTTCGCGTTCGAGATCGGCGTCGAGGAGCTTCCCCCGCACGTCGTCGGGCAGGCGGTGGAGCAGGTACGCAGCCTGCTGACCGACGGTCTCGCCGCCGGCCGGCTCACCCACGGCGAGGTGTCGGTGCTCGGCACCCCGCGCCGGATCGTCGCCCACGTGCAGGACGTCTCCGCGCACGAGCCGGACGCACAGACGATGCGCAAGGGCCCCAAGGTCGGCGCCGCGTACGACGACGAGGGCAACCCCACCAAGGCCGCCCAGGGCTTCGCCCGCGGTCAGAAGGTCGACGTCGCCGACCTGGTCCGCGCCGAGTTCGACGGCGCCGAGCACGTGGCGGTGCGCATCGACCAGCCGGGCCGCGACGCCCTGAGCGTCCTCGGCGACCTCGTCGCGACCACGGTCGGCGAGCTGCGCGCCGACCGCAACATGCGCTGGTCCGATCCCGAACTGACCTACAGCCGTCCCATCCGGTGGGTCGTCGCGCTGTGGGGTGCGCTGGTCGTGCCGGCTCAGGTGTCGCAGCTGCGCACCGGCCGCACCACCTACACCCAGCGCGGTGATGCCGACCCCCTCGTGCGGGTCGACAACGCACAGACCCTGGCGCCGGTCCTGGCCGAGCGCGGCATCGTGCTCGACGCCGCGGAGCGCCGCAGCTCGGTCGTGGCGCAGACCACCGCACTCGCCGCGACCGTCGGCGGCGTCGTGGACTTCGAGGACGAGGCCGCCCTGGTCGACGAGATCACCAACCTGGTCGAGCAGCCCCGCGGCATCCTCGGCAGCTTCGAGGAGCGCTACCTGAAGCTGCCTGAGCAGATCCTCACCACCGTGATGCGCAAGCACCAGCGCTACCTGCCGGTGCGGGACGCCGACGGATCGCTGCGCCCCTACTTCGTCACCATGGCGAACGGCGTGTGCGACGACGACGTGGTGCGCGAGGGCAACGAGAAGGTGCTGCGCGCGCGGTACGAGGACGCGGCGTTCTTCTACGACGCGGACCTGCAGACACCGCTCGCCGACCTGCGGTCAGGCATCGGCAAGCTCACCTTCGAGAACCGGCTGGGTTCGGTGGCGCAGCGCGCCGACCGGATCGCCGACGTGGCGTCCGCGCTGGCCGGAGACCTCGAGCTGGACTCCGATGACCGGTCGACGCTCACCCGCGCGGGCGAGCTGGCCAAGTTCGACCTGGCCTCGCAGATGGTCATCGAGCTGTCGTCACTGGCCGGCACCATGGCCCGCGAGTACGCGCTGCGCGCGGGTGAGAGCCCGGCCGTCGCCGACGCGCTGGCCGAGATGGAGCAGCCGCGCAGCGCCGGCGGAGTGATCCCGCGCACCGTGCCCGGTGCGGTGCTCGCGCTCGCCGACCGCTTCGACCTGCTGGCCGCCATGTTCGCCCTCGGCGCCAAGCCCACCGGGTCGTCCGACCCGTTCGCCCTGCGCCGGGCAGCCCTCGGAGTCATCAGCATCCTGCGCGAGCACGAGGCGCTCTCCCTGGTCACGGTCGATTCCGGACTTGACGCGGCTGCGAAGCGGTTGCGAGAGCAGGGGATCGAGGTCGGCGACGAAGCCGTCTCCGCCGCCCGGGCGTTCACCGTCGGCCGACTGATCCAGCAGCTGCGCGACGAGGGCGTGGATGCCAGACTCGCCGATGCCGTGGCTCCCCTCTCCGCATCGCCGGGCAAGGCCCAGGCGGCTCTGGGAGACATCGAGAGGACCCGCACCGACCTGAGGCTGGCCACGCTGGTCGAGGCGGTCCAGCGGATCACCCGCATCGTGCCTGCGGGCACGGCTGCGGCGTACGACGCGAGCGTCCTGGTCGACCCGGCCGAGGTCGGCCTGGAGCGCCTCGTCGCCGCCCTGCCCGACCACCGCGCCGACGCCATCCCCGGATGGCTGCCCGACGCGTCCGTGCTCGTGGGGCCGCTGACCCGGTTCTTCGACGAGGTCCTGGTGATGGCGCCGGACGAGCGACTGCGCGCGGCCCGCCTGGGTCTGCTGCAGACCATCGTCGACCGTGCACCGGACGGCATCGACTGGCAGGCGCTGAACTCGGCCCTGTGA
- a CDS encoding DNA polymerase Y family protein has protein sequence MSRMLPATSTPVRVLALWWPGWSLIAAQEAAGAPADAPLAVVAKGIVLACSAAAAAEGVTEGLRIRHAQARCPDLQVLLHDPEVEQRAFEPVLRVIEQRAPLVQVIRPGLAAVRAVGIARFYGSEAAAADALAAAVQEEFDHDVRLAVADGLFTAEQSAYATTGEVPWLQVPPGGSTSFLAGLPVTVLSAAVDDARMPNMLRRMGIRHLGEFAALPRGDVHARFGATGLRAHQLACGEDAPAISPRSVPLDLDLRVVCDPPVGDVEQLVAQCTPAVDRLITALMEHALVCNQIRLTLHTEAGLVHERLWRHPWQFTGAELLDRVRWQLDEFSAETSERYDAVTLVTMAPESLESASHHAEGLWGDRPDEHVVRTVTQLQARLGHDAVLSVSVGGGRLLDERRVLRPWGEAIPTSAQRRTDQPWPGSLPGPAPSTVFAQARPAVVLDAEGAVVRVDRRGGLSMPPATLRLGDGPARRVTAWAGPWPIQQRWWRNPLNVNRFQMIDDHNEAWLLLAGGEHWWTEARYD, from the coding sequence ATGAGCAGGATGCTCCCGGCGACCTCGACGCCGGTGCGGGTGCTGGCCCTCTGGTGGCCGGGCTGGTCGCTGATCGCCGCGCAGGAGGCGGCCGGCGCGCCGGCCGACGCGCCGTTGGCGGTCGTGGCCAAGGGGATCGTGCTGGCCTGTTCGGCGGCGGCCGCCGCCGAGGGCGTCACCGAGGGCCTGCGCATCCGGCACGCCCAGGCCAGGTGCCCGGATCTGCAGGTCCTGCTCCACGACCCGGAGGTCGAGCAGCGCGCCTTCGAGCCAGTCCTGCGCGTCATCGAGCAGCGCGCTCCCCTGGTGCAGGTGATCCGGCCGGGACTGGCCGCGGTGCGTGCCGTCGGGATCGCCCGGTTCTACGGCAGCGAGGCGGCAGCGGCCGATGCGCTCGCCGCCGCCGTGCAGGAGGAGTTCGACCACGACGTACGGCTTGCCGTGGCCGACGGGCTCTTCACCGCCGAGCAGTCCGCCTACGCCACCACCGGCGAGGTGCCCTGGCTGCAGGTGCCGCCCGGCGGGTCCACCTCCTTCCTGGCCGGTCTGCCGGTGACCGTGCTCAGCGCAGCGGTGGACGACGCCCGTATGCCGAACATGCTGCGCCGCATGGGAATCCGCCATCTCGGAGAATTCGCCGCCCTTCCCCGAGGTGACGTGCACGCGCGCTTCGGGGCCACCGGTCTGCGCGCCCACCAGCTGGCCTGCGGTGAGGACGCACCGGCCATCTCACCCCGATCGGTGCCGCTCGACCTCGACCTGCGGGTCGTCTGCGATCCGCCGGTGGGCGACGTCGAGCAGCTGGTCGCGCAGTGCACCCCGGCCGTCGACCGGCTCATCACCGCACTGATGGAGCATGCCCTGGTCTGCAACCAGATCCGGCTCACCCTGCACACCGAGGCCGGCCTGGTGCACGAGCGACTCTGGCGTCACCCGTGGCAGTTCACCGGGGCGGAGCTGCTGGACCGGGTGCGGTGGCAGCTCGATGAGTTCTCCGCCGAGACCAGCGAGCGGTACGACGCCGTCACCCTGGTGACGATGGCGCCGGAATCGCTGGAGAGCGCCTCCCACCACGCCGAGGGGCTGTGGGGCGACCGGCCGGACGAGCACGTGGTGCGCACCGTGACCCAACTACAGGCGCGCCTCGGTCACGACGCGGTGCTGTCGGTCAGCGTCGGCGGCGGCCGGTTGCTCGACGAACGCCGGGTGCTGCGGCCGTGGGGTGAGGCGATCCCGACGTCCGCGCAGCGTCGTACCGACCAGCCGTGGCCGGGGTCGCTGCCCGGCCCGGCGCCGTCGACGGTCTTCGCGCAGGCCCGCCCCGCGGTGGTGCTCGATGCCGAGGGGGCCGTCGTACGCGTCGACCGGCGTGGCGGCCTGTCGATGCCACCGGCCACCCTGCGCCTCGGCGACGGCCCGGCGCGCCGGGTCACCGCCTGGGCCGGCCCGTGGCCGATCCAGCAGAGATGGTGGCGCAACCCGTTGAACGTCAACAGATTCCAGATGATCGACGACCACAACGAAGCGTGGCTGCTGCTGGCCGGCGGCGAACACTGGTGGACCGAGGCGCGCTATGACTGA
- a CDS encoding VOC family protein, which translates to MASRASNFCIDAADPYTQTRWWAQVLDDFVIDPEYDADPGAEEDGLRGPDDRFLLFLKVPEPKTVKNRMHLCLRPTDRSRDEEVDRILALGATIVDDRRNGDKGWAVLADPEGNEFCVLGPYRPGS; encoded by the coding sequence ATGGCATCCCGCGCATCCAACTTCTGCATCGACGCCGCCGACCCCTACACCCAGACCCGGTGGTGGGCGCAGGTGCTGGACGACTTCGTCATCGACCCCGAGTACGACGCCGATCCGGGTGCCGAAGAGGACGGGCTGCGCGGTCCGGACGACCGTTTCCTGCTCTTCCTGAAGGTCCCCGAGCCCAAGACGGTCAAGAACCGGATGCACCTGTGCCTGCGTCCGACCGACCGGAGCCGTGACGAGGAGGTCGACCGGATCCTCGCGCTGGGGGCGACGATCGTCGACGACCGCCGCAACGGTGACAAGGGCTGGGCCGTGCTCGCCGACCCCGAGGGCAACGAGTTCTGTGTGCTCGGTCCCTACCGGCCGGGCAGCTGA
- a CDS encoding cystathionine gamma-synthase, with translation MSSSNHGFSTRAIHAGQEPDPRTGAVVPAIYQTSTYKQDGVGGLREGYEYSRSANPTRTALEQCIAELEGGARGFAFASGLAAEDAILRGLLRPGDHMIIPTDAYGGTFRLVDKIVKPWGVDYSLAKVAHADAIRGEIRPGVTKLVWVETPTNPLLGIADIAAIAAIAHEAGALLVVDNTFASSYLQQPLSLGADIVIHSTTKYAGGHSDVVGGAVVVAEHVAVPAFEDAAERIAFHQNGLGAVSGPMDSWLVLRGLKTLSLRMERHCDNAERIVQVLQSRRDVTNIYYPGLDSHPGHDIAARQMKRFGGMVSFQLAGGEQHAVDAIGRTELWTLGESLGGVESLIEHPGRMTHASVAGTELEVPGDLIRLSVGIEDAEDLVADLEQALG, from the coding sequence ATGAGCTCTTCGAATCACGGTTTCTCGACCCGCGCCATCCATGCCGGCCAGGAACCCGATCCCCGCACCGGCGCCGTCGTACCGGCCATCTACCAGACGTCGACCTACAAGCAGGACGGCGTCGGCGGGCTGCGAGAGGGTTACGAGTACTCCCGCTCGGCCAACCCGACGCGCACCGCGCTGGAGCAGTGCATCGCCGAGCTGGAAGGCGGGGCGCGAGGATTCGCCTTCGCCTCGGGTCTGGCCGCCGAGGACGCGATCCTGCGGGGGCTGCTGCGCCCGGGCGATCACATGATCATCCCGACCGACGCGTACGGCGGCACGTTCCGGCTCGTCGACAAGATCGTCAAGCCGTGGGGCGTCGACTACAGCCTCGCCAAGGTCGCCCACGCGGACGCCATCCGCGGCGAGATCCGCCCTGGCGTCACCAAGCTCGTGTGGGTCGAGACGCCGACCAATCCGCTGCTCGGCATCGCCGACATCGCCGCCATCGCCGCCATCGCCCACGAGGCCGGTGCGCTGCTGGTCGTCGACAACACGTTCGCCTCCTCCTACCTGCAGCAGCCGCTCAGCCTCGGCGCGGACATCGTGATCCACTCGACCACCAAGTACGCCGGAGGTCACAGTGACGTCGTCGGTGGCGCCGTCGTGGTGGCGGAGCACGTCGCGGTCCCGGCGTTCGAGGACGCCGCCGAGCGGATCGCTTTCCACCAGAACGGTCTCGGTGCAGTCTCCGGCCCGATGGACTCGTGGCTGGTGCTGCGGGGACTGAAGACCCTGTCGTTGCGGATGGAACGACACTGTGACAACGCCGAGCGCATCGTGCAGGTGCTGCAGTCGCGCCGGGACGTCACCAACATCTACTACCCCGGCCTCGACTCCCACCCCGGGCACGACATCGCGGCCCGTCAGATGAAGCGCTTCGGCGGGATGGTCAGCTTCCAGCTGGCCGGCGGCGAACAGCACGCCGTCGACGCGATCGGGCGCACCGAGCTGTGGACCCTCGGGGAGTCCCTCGGCGGGGTCGAGTCGCTCATCGAGCACCCCGGGCGGATGACCCATGCCAGCGTCGCCGGCACCGAGCTGGAGGTCCCGGGCGACCTGATCCGGTTGTCCGTCGGGATCGAGGATGCCGAGGACCTGGTGGCGGATCTGGAGCAGGCACTCGGGTGA
- a CDS encoding dihydrofolate reductase family protein, translated as MLLYSIGASMDGFIADRQGAFDWSAPSDELFAFHLERVRELGAHLCGRKLYQTMLVWETDPSLRETELYAAFADVWSALPKVVFSRTLERVQGNARLAEGSVAEEIAALAATGRDVEIGGADLAAQAIELDLVDEFRIFRYPIVVGGGTPLLPPVTTDLRLDLIETRTFGPVVYERYARARG; from the coding sequence ATGCTGCTCTACTCCATCGGCGCCTCGATGGATGGTTTCATCGCCGACCGACAGGGCGCCTTCGACTGGTCGGCGCCGAGCGATGAGCTGTTCGCCTTCCACCTGGAGCGCGTGCGGGAACTCGGCGCCCACCTGTGCGGGCGCAAGCTCTACCAGACCATGCTGGTGTGGGAGACCGACCCGTCGCTGCGCGAGACCGAGCTCTACGCGGCGTTCGCCGACGTGTGGAGCGCCCTGCCGAAGGTCGTCTTCAGCCGCACGCTCGAGCGCGTCCAGGGGAATGCCCGGCTCGCCGAGGGATCGGTCGCCGAGGAGATTGCAGCTCTCGCCGCCACCGGCCGGGACGTCGAGATCGGTGGTGCCGACCTGGCCGCCCAGGCGATCGAGCTCGACCTCGTCGATGAGTTCCGGATCTTCCGCTACCCGATCGTCGTCGGCGGAGGCACACCGTTGCTGCCACCGGTCACCACGGATCTGCGACTCGATCTGATCGAGACCAGGACGTTCGGGCCGGTGGTCTACGAGCGCTACGCGCGGGCCCGCGGCTGA